In Populus alba chromosome 9, ASM523922v2, whole genome shotgun sequence, a genomic segment contains:
- the LOC118035227 gene encoding uncharacterized protein, protein MVRKRFQETKTGIEYLKSVDYDKYLRKAGLGKEDHYFWKQIGKALLCTYTLIGVVWVYNETSPLGWWTLKPKPKEERELAHLYERREFPYPGDAEAMEEFVAKGGMIGTTIGPKGTVETDKDSYNYQKQLQDKKFEQEAQKMWFRMRNEVIQELQEKGYDVE, encoded by the exons ATGGTTCGCAAACGTTTTCAAGAGACCAAAACAG gtaTTGAATATCTGAAATCAGTGGATTACGATAAGTATCTGAGGAAAGCAGGATTAGGGAAAGAGGACCATTACTTCTGGAAGCAAATAGGCAAGGCGCTTCTTTGCACATACACTCTCATCGGTGTTGTGTGGGTTTACAACGAAACATCACCACTTGGTTGGTGGACActgaaaccaaaaccaaaggaGGAAAGAGAGCTTGCCCATTTGTATGAGAGGCGAGAATTTCCATATCCAGGCGATGCTGAAGCAATGGAAGAGTTTGTTGCAAAGGGAGGAATGATTGGCACGACAATTGGGCCGAAAGGGACTGTGGAGACTGATAAGGATTCGTATAATTATCAGAAACAGTTGCAGGATAAGAAGTTTGAGCAAGAAGCGCAGAAGATGTGGTTTAGGATGAGGAATGAGGTTATTCAGGAGCTTCAAGAGAAAGGGTATGATGTTGAGtga
- the LOC118035228 gene encoding protein OCTOPUS, with translation MTQPPQPHPPKHRHPSCHRHPSKPITGFCASCLRERLAGIDPDTHQETPVTHLAAELRRSKSYSSTTTRNNPNNNNASTTATTSEPRRKSCDVGPFRNTLSDLFHVDDKRRSSSIEKTKGFDSGLELKEEENLGEIRVSAQDANNSEGNVEDLEEDGELKTMKEFIDLEWERKKTGGRDLKDIAGSFWEVASVFSKKLGKWQRKHKRKEKIDGGNLGGLVKNEKLSVRKLRETQSEIGEYGFGRRSCDTDPRLSVDVARLSVDDSHYSFNEPRASWDGNLIGKTYPRLTPLVSVMEDVKLPSGGVENAKENGSLKNEGESSPGGTMLTMNYYSDRRRKSFDRSGSNRRVGLGDEEFKSMSNAKVSPETVGLFHGAKLLVTEKELRDSNWYSLKDHREENVDAVSKSVSSITGGGVSKKGFKFKKSRKWYGVWNIWGLMQRSGQSKCGDEESRVSGNAVDGPIPESWQNLSGVADGEANRIVSPKLNRSYTVSARDSCQMACSTNGAESKANGIKRGEELLLQRNRSTRYSPDNLDNGLLRFYLSPLRSYGRSKSGKSRLKNTNSMSRNVL, from the coding sequence ATGACTCAACCACCGCAACCTCACCCCCCAAAGCACCGCCACCCTTCCTGCCACCGCCACCCTTCCAAACCCATTACTGGATTCTGCGCCTCCTGTCTCCGAGAACGCCTCGCCGGCATCGACCCTGACACCCACCAAGAAACCCCCGTGACCCATCTCGCCGCCGAGCTCCGTCGTAGCAAATCCTACTCCAGCACCACCACAAGAAACAACCCCAACAATAACAATGCCTCCACCACTGCCACCACCTCTGAGCCCCGCCGCAAATCATGCGACGTTGGGCCGTTTCGTAACACTCTCTCTGATCTCTTCCACGTCGATGATAAAAGAAGAAGCTCCTCGATTGAAAAGACAAAGGGTTTTGATTCAGGGCTTGAATTAAAAGAAGAGGAGAATTTAGGAGAGATTAGGGTTTCTGCGCAGGATGCGAATAACAGTGAAGGGAACGTGGAGGATCTTGAAGAGGATGGAGAgttaaaaacaatgaaagagTTTATAGACCTTGAATGGGAGAGAAAGAAAACTGGAGGGAGAGATCTCAAGGACATTGCGGGGAGTTTTTGGGAGGTGGCTTCAGTGTTTAGTAAGAAATTAGGGAAATGGCAGCGAAAACataaaaggaaggagaagataGATGGGGGAAATCTTGGTGGTTTGGTGAAAAATGAGAAGTTGAGTGTCAGGAAATTGAGAGAGACGCAATCAGAGATTGGAGAGTATGGATTTGGGAGGAGATCTTGTGACACTGATCCAAGATTATCTGTGGATGTGGCACGGTTGTCTGTTGATGATTCTCACTATTCGTTCAATGAGCCTAGGGCTTCTTGGGATGGAAACTTAATTGGTAAAACTTATCCGAGGCTAACTCCATTGGTTTCGGTTATGGAGGATGTCAAGTTGCCTAGTGGTGGTGTTGAGAATGCAAAGGAGAATGGTAGTCTGAAGAATGAAGGGGAAAGCAGTCCTGGAGGTACGATGCTAACTATGAATTATTATTCAGATAGGAGGAGGAAGAGTTTTGATCGTTCCGGATCTAATAGGAGAGTGGGGCTAGGGGATGAAGAGTTTAAATCAATGTCGAATGCCAAGGTGTCTCCTGAAACAGTTGGGTTATTCCATGGGGCAAAGTTGTTGGTCACAGAGAAAGAATTGAGGGACTCAAATTGGTACTCTCTCAAAGATCACCGTGAGGAGAATGTGGATGCCGTTTCCAAATCTGTTAGTTCTATTACTGGTGGCGGGGTTAGTAAGAAGGGTTTCAAATTCAAGAAGTCGCGTAAGTGGTATGGCGTGTGGAATATTTGGGGTTTGATGCAGAGGAGTGGTCAGAGCAAATGTGGAGACGAGGAGAGTCGAGTTAGTGGAAATGCGGTTGATGGGCCAATACCAGAGTCTTGGCAGAATTTGAGTGGCGTGGCCGATGGAGAAGCAAACAGGATTGTGAGCCCGAAGCTTAATCGGAGCTATACTGTGAGTGCAAGGGATTCCTGCCAGATGGCTTGCAGTACAAATGGTGCTGAGAGCAAAGCGAATGGCATTAAGAGAGGGGAAGAGCTTTTGCTGCAGCGGAACCGGAGTACCAGGTATTCTCCAGACAACCTTGATAATGGCCTCCTACGGTTCTACCTGTCACCATTAAGGAGTTATGGAAGAAGCAAATCTGGAAAGAGTAGGCTAAAGAACACAAATTCCATGTCAAGGAATGTTTTGTAA